Proteins found in one Aethina tumida isolate Nest 87 chromosome 1, icAetTumi1.1, whole genome shotgun sequence genomic segment:
- the LOC109596724 gene encoding histone H3.3A, protein MARTKQTARKSTGGKAPRKQLATKAARKSAPSTGGVKKPHRYRPGTVALREIRRYQKSTELLIRKLPFQRLVREIAQDFKTDLRFQSAAIGALQEASEAYLVGLFEDTNLCAIHAKRVTIMPKDIQLARRIRGERA, encoded by the exons ATGGCGCGTACAAAGCAAACAGCACGTAAATCAACGGGAGGAAAAGCGCCCCGTAAACAGCTCGCCACAAAGGCAGCGAGGAAGTCGGCCCCGTCCACCGGTGGTGTCAAGAAGCCCCATCGTTATCGTCCTGGTACCGTCGCCCTCAGAGAAATTAGGAGATACCAAAAGTCTACCGAATTGTTGATCAGGAAGTTGCCATTCCAACGTTTGGTGAGAGAAATCGCCCaggatttcaaaactgatttgCGTTTCCAGTCTGCTGCCATTGGAGCCCTTCAG GAAGCCAGTGAGGCCTACCTTGTCGGTCTGTTTGAAGATACAAACTTGTGCGCCATCCACGCCAAGCGTGTGACAATTATGCCGAAAGACATTCAGCTTGCCCGAAGAATTCGTGGAGAGCGTGCTTaa
- the LOC109596719 gene encoding uncharacterized protein LOC109596719, whose translation MLKFLFILAITLTYCFGAHLPLISGLKSNVELLKEHEEYFGEKADDVSIGTDSSSRSADEETTLENEDVIGDQTDFDNENDISTRYCPNEDSINMLREIVQKLKVIDVKDFKDNHKLHMILEMLQEKTWLDQASEVMPIMVSILAQ comes from the exons atgttaaaattcttGTTCATCCTTGCAATAACTCTAACTTAT tgTTTTGGTGCACATCTCCCGCTTATATCTGGTCTGAAATCAAACGTTGAACTGTTGAAAGAACATGAAGAATACTTTGGAGAAAAAGCCGATGATGTCAGTATCGGAACTGATTCCAGTAGTCGAAGCGCTGATGAAGAAACAACTCTGGAAAATGAAGACGTTATTGGAGATCAGACGGATTTTGATAACGAAAATgatatttcaacaagataTTGTCCAAATGAAGACTCCATAAATATGCTACGCGAAATTGTTCAGAAACTGAAGGTCATCGACGTGAAGGATTTCAAAGATAATCATAAATTACATATGATTTTAGAGATGTTGCAAGAGAAAACCTGGCTAGACCAAGCAAGTGAAGTTATGCCTATTATGGTTTCAATTTTAGCTcaataa
- the LOC109596703 gene encoding CDP-diacylglycerol--glycerol-3-phosphate 3-phosphatidyltransferase, mitochondrial isoform X2 — protein MFRKIISNVIESTHPIETVYPCPFTLKDTSSFSWLMNYAPCFPINAANIKILTSPKEFYQAVVSHCESATQRVTMASLYVGNGELEKRIVTALRNNKSFKENKLKVNFLLDYNRGSRYKNNSRRMLLPLVQDNNKTCMVSLYHTPLLRANIRRLMPARWNELCGLQHMKLYIFDDTLIISGANLSHDYFTNRQDRYFMIKDKRLCDFYNTLVGKVQTFSFTLSKKDVPYVHDDWEYSPAFEGDKQEFIEKTGDMIEEYIYDTRMEQNVHKYEGYDTWIFPLIQMGQLGIDQDSVVTEKIFGEAPSGSQLRIASGYFNFTSKYMSTLIHRSQGQCSILMAHPEVWQMDFWELMGQLEVFLMPTHLSHTSLNNSFRKVDSLKDLLCWNT, from the exons atgtttagaaaaattatcagTAACGTAATTGAGTCCACCCATCCGATTGAAACTGTCTATCCATGCCCATTTACATTAAAAGACACATCAAGCTTCAGTTGGCTTATGAACTACGCTCCGTGTTTTCCGATAAATGCGGccaatataaaaatcttaactAGTCCCAAAGAATTTTACCAAGCTGTAGTTTCCCACTGTGAATCAGCAACTCAAAGAGTTACAATGGCGAGTTTGTATGTTGGGAATGGAGAACTGGAGAAAAGGATTGTAACAGCACTTaggaataataaaagtttcaaagaaaataagttaaaagttaattttcttttagacTATAATCGTGGTAGccgttacaaaaataatagcaGAAGGATGCTGTTACCTTTAGtacaagataataataaaacttgtatGGTTTCTCTATATCACACACCACTTTTACGTGCTAACATTAGAAGGCTGATGCCAGCAAGGTGGAATGAATTATGTGGATTGCAGCACATGAAACTATACATCTTTGAtgatacattaataattagtggTGCTAATTTATCACATGATTATTTCACTAATAGACAAGATAGATATTTTATGATCAAGGACAAAAGACTTTGTGATTTTTACAATACTTTAGTTGGTAAAGTGCAAACCTTTAGTTTTACTTTAAGTAAAAAGGATGTTCCTTATGTGCATGATGATTGGGAGTACAGTCCAGCCTTTGAGGGTGATAAGCAAGAGTTTATTGAGAAAACTGGAGATATGATTGAGGAGTATATTTATGATACCAGAATGGAACAGAATGTGCATAAATATGAAGGGTATG atACATGGATATTCCCTCTAATACAAATGGGTCAATTGGGTATAGATCAAGATTCAGTGGTGACAGAAAAGATTTTTGGTGAAGCCCCCTCAGGAAGTCAGTTAAGAATAGCTTCaggatattttaactttacaaGTAAATACATGTCAACTTTAATACACAGATCTCAAGGTCAATGCAGTATATTAATGGCACATCCAGAGGTATG gcAAATGGATTTTTGGGAGCTGATGGGCCAGCTGGAGGTATTCCTTATGCCTACTCACTTATCGCACACAAGTTTAAACAACAGTTTCAGAAAAGTGGACAGTCTGAAAGATTTACTTTGTTGGAATACTTAA